In a genomic window of Gossypium arboreum isolate Shixiya-1 chromosome 9, ASM2569848v2, whole genome shotgun sequence:
- the LOC108454698 gene encoding putative nuclear RNA export factor SDE5 isoform X2: MEVSSLNGLQNDEEEALNSLLDAFGSLVSLNDIASAYCEAGRNPGLAGLILCEMQGIPPLVATDQSNNEVKNNETSGSSYVKSSQNNSQASEVFTADQPVSAATDECSGKRKKDEPMESSRCNSFQRSCQENGGLRSPKQKARPVSGGTVSSMLGKGYMKSVPLANGSYPGTKPMKVDSKEMPMSLFWGEELEPSSQNEDRMHKDMEDFLFKMLGEGFRLERDVIREVLNSCGYNMQKSMKKLLDWSAVSLDKEKKPLGESSERTNNIHLRTSRPPQENMNIVLNAEVAERQQKDRNDLQKEVLAALFDASERSEELPERSKELPRRSKRPARRPIALGEIVERPLIDVTAEPKVDRVCSQKDKKDDEDEEDSFQVLRRALKEYRGTMKEYYKAAVDAFAKGDQDEANKLLEQGQFFQEKARQADEESNQKIFETRNTETDDEMLLELHNHGTREAIQLLKCHLSSLAGIPCDEAIAEGINQLE; this comes from the exons ATGGAGGTTTCTAGCTTAAATGGATTGCAAAATGATGAGGAGGAGGCATTGAACAGTTTGCTTGATGCTTTCGGATCCCTTGTTTCTCTTAATGACATCGCTTCTGCTTACTGTGAGGCCGGCCGGAATCCGGGTTTGGCTGGTTTAATTCTATGTGAAATGCAGGGGATCCCTCCTTTAGTTGCCACTGATCAATCTAACAATGAGGTGAAAAACAATGAAACTTCGGGATCAAGTTATGTTAAAAGTTCACAAAATAATTCACAAGCAAGTGAGGTTTTTACGGCAGATCAACCGGTTTCAGCCGCTACTGATGAATGTAGTGGCAAGAGGAAAAAGGATGAACCCATGGAATCATCTCGTTGTAATAGTTTTCAACGTTCTTGTCAAGAAAATGGGGGTTTAAGATCTCCGAAGCAAAAGGCGAGACCAGTTTCAGGAGGCACTGTTTCGAGCATGCTAGGAAAGGGGTATATGAAATCTGTCCCTTTGGCTAATGGTTCGTATCCAGGAACCAAACCTATGAAAGTGGACTCAAAGGAGATGCCAATGTCTCTGTTTTGGGGTGAAGAACTCGAACCCAGTAGTCAGAACGAGGACCGTATGCACAAGGATATGGAAGATTTTCTTTTCAAGATGCTAGGAGAGGGATTTCGATTGGAAAGGGACGTGATTCGAGAAGTTCTCA ATAGCTGTGGATACAACATGCAAAAG AGCATGAAGAAGCTTCTTGACTGGTCAGCCGTGAGTTTGGACAAAGAGAAAAAACCTCTTGGAGAGTCCAGTGAAAGG ACTAACAATATACATCTAAGGACCAGTAGACCTCCACAAGAAAA CATGAACATAGTCTTGAATGCAGAGGTAGCAGAAAGACAACAGAAGGACAGAAATGATCTCCAAAAGGAAGTCTTGGCTGCTCTGTTCGATGCTTCTGAGAGATCCGAGGAATTGCCTGAGAGATCCAAGGAATTGCCTAGGAGATCAAAGAGGCCAGCAAGAAGGCCTATTGCATTAGGAGAAATCGTGGAAAGGCCTCTAATTGATGTTACTGCTGAGCCAAAGGTTGATAGAGTTTGCTCACAAAAAGATAAAAAAGACG atgaagatgaagaagatAGTTTCCAGGTTCTTCGAAGAGCCCTGAAGGAATATAGGGGCACAATGAAGGAATACTATAAAGCT GCTGTTGATGCTTTTGCTAAGGGGGATCAAGATGAAGCAAACAAACTTCTCGAACAG GGACAATTTTTTCAAGAAAAGGCTCGCCAAGCCGATGAAGAATCCAATCAAAAGATTTTCGAAACTCG GAACACCGAGACGGACGATGAAATGTTGCTCGAGTTGCACAATCATGGCACAAGGGAGGCAATCCAGCTTTTGAAGTGTCACTTATCTTCACTAGCCGGCATCCCAT GTGATGAAGCTATTGCAGAAGGAATCAATCAGTTGGAGTGA
- the LOC108454698 gene encoding putative nuclear RNA export factor SDE5 isoform X3, whose amino-acid sequence MEVSSLNGLQNDEEEALNSLLDAFGSLVSLNDIASAYCEAGRNPGLAGLILCEMQGIPPLVATDQSNNEVKNNETSGSSYVKSSQNNSQASEVFTADQPVSAATDECSGKRKKDEPMESSRCNSFQRSCQENGGLRSPKQKARPVSGGTVSSMLGKGYMKSVPLANGSYPGTKPMKVDSKEMPMSLFWGEELEPSSQNEDRMHKDMEDFLFKMLGEGFRLERDVIREVLNSCGYNMQKSMKKLLDWSAVSLDKEKKPLGESSERTNNIHLRTSRPPQENMNIVLNAEVAERQQKDRNDLQKEVLAALFDASERSEELPERSKELPRRSKRPARRPIALGEIVERPLIDVTAEPKVDRVCSQKDKKDDEDEEDSFQVLRRALKEYRGTMKEYYKAAVDAFAKGDQDEANKLLEQDFGAAGTIFSRKGSPSR is encoded by the exons ATGGAGGTTTCTAGCTTAAATGGATTGCAAAATGATGAGGAGGAGGCATTGAACAGTTTGCTTGATGCTTTCGGATCCCTTGTTTCTCTTAATGACATCGCTTCTGCTTACTGTGAGGCCGGCCGGAATCCGGGTTTGGCTGGTTTAATTCTATGTGAAATGCAGGGGATCCCTCCTTTAGTTGCCACTGATCAATCTAACAATGAGGTGAAAAACAATGAAACTTCGGGATCAAGTTATGTTAAAAGTTCACAAAATAATTCACAAGCAAGTGAGGTTTTTACGGCAGATCAACCGGTTTCAGCCGCTACTGATGAATGTAGTGGCAAGAGGAAAAAGGATGAACCCATGGAATCATCTCGTTGTAATAGTTTTCAACGTTCTTGTCAAGAAAATGGGGGTTTAAGATCTCCGAAGCAAAAGGCGAGACCAGTTTCAGGAGGCACTGTTTCGAGCATGCTAGGAAAGGGGTATATGAAATCTGTCCCTTTGGCTAATGGTTCGTATCCAGGAACCAAACCTATGAAAGTGGACTCAAAGGAGATGCCAATGTCTCTGTTTTGGGGTGAAGAACTCGAACCCAGTAGTCAGAACGAGGACCGTATGCACAAGGATATGGAAGATTTTCTTTTCAAGATGCTAGGAGAGGGATTTCGATTGGAAAGGGACGTGATTCGAGAAGTTCTCA ATAGCTGTGGATACAACATGCAAAAG AGCATGAAGAAGCTTCTTGACTGGTCAGCCGTGAGTTTGGACAAAGAGAAAAAACCTCTTGGAGAGTCCAGTGAAAGG ACTAACAATATACATCTAAGGACCAGTAGACCTCCACAAGAAAA CATGAACATAGTCTTGAATGCAGAGGTAGCAGAAAGACAACAGAAGGACAGAAATGATCTCCAAAAGGAAGTCTTGGCTGCTCTGTTCGATGCTTCTGAGAGATCCGAGGAATTGCCTGAGAGATCCAAGGAATTGCCTAGGAGATCAAAGAGGCCAGCAAGAAGGCCTATTGCATTAGGAGAAATCGTGGAAAGGCCTCTAATTGATGTTACTGCTGAGCCAAAGGTTGATAGAGTTTGCTCACAAAAAGATAAAAAAGACG atgaagatgaagaagatAGTTTCCAGGTTCTTCGAAGAGCCCTGAAGGAATATAGGGGCACAATGAAGGAATACTATAAAGCT GCTGTTGATGCTTTTGCTAAGGGGGATCAAGATGAAGCAAACAAACTTCTCGAACAG GACTTTGGTGCGGCAGGGACAATTTTTTCAAGAAAAGGCTCGCCAAGCCGATGA
- the LOC108454698 gene encoding putative nuclear RNA export factor SDE5 isoform X1 encodes MEVSSLNGLQNDEEEALNSLLDAFGSLVSLNDIASAYCEAGRNPGLAGLILCEMQGIPPLVATDQSNNEVKNNETSGSSYVKSSQNNSQASEVFTADQPVSAATDECSGKRKKDEPMESSRCNSFQRSCQENGGLRSPKQKARPVSGGTVSSMLGKGYMKSVPLANGSYPGTKPMKVDSKEMPMSLFWGEELEPSSQNEDRMHKDMEDFLFKMLGEGFRLERDVIREVLNSCGYNMQKSMKKLLDWSAVSLDKEKKPLGESSERTNNIHLRTSRPPQENMNIVLNAEVAERQQKDRNDLQKEVLAALFDASERSEELPERSKELPRRSKRPARRPIALGEIVERPLIDVTAEPKVDRVCSQKDKKDDEDEEDSFQVLRRALKEYRGTMKEYYKAAVDAFAKGDQDEANKLLEQGQFFQEKARQADEESNQKIFETRNTETDDEMLLELHNHGTREAIQLLKCHLSSLAGIPSFKYLKVIINTDKEDSSKGTCRRLVMKLLQKESISWSEGETSGIILIQLDNINPKRLSFAKN; translated from the exons ATGGAGGTTTCTAGCTTAAATGGATTGCAAAATGATGAGGAGGAGGCATTGAACAGTTTGCTTGATGCTTTCGGATCCCTTGTTTCTCTTAATGACATCGCTTCTGCTTACTGTGAGGCCGGCCGGAATCCGGGTTTGGCTGGTTTAATTCTATGTGAAATGCAGGGGATCCCTCCTTTAGTTGCCACTGATCAATCTAACAATGAGGTGAAAAACAATGAAACTTCGGGATCAAGTTATGTTAAAAGTTCACAAAATAATTCACAAGCAAGTGAGGTTTTTACGGCAGATCAACCGGTTTCAGCCGCTACTGATGAATGTAGTGGCAAGAGGAAAAAGGATGAACCCATGGAATCATCTCGTTGTAATAGTTTTCAACGTTCTTGTCAAGAAAATGGGGGTTTAAGATCTCCGAAGCAAAAGGCGAGACCAGTTTCAGGAGGCACTGTTTCGAGCATGCTAGGAAAGGGGTATATGAAATCTGTCCCTTTGGCTAATGGTTCGTATCCAGGAACCAAACCTATGAAAGTGGACTCAAAGGAGATGCCAATGTCTCTGTTTTGGGGTGAAGAACTCGAACCCAGTAGTCAGAACGAGGACCGTATGCACAAGGATATGGAAGATTTTCTTTTCAAGATGCTAGGAGAGGGATTTCGATTGGAAAGGGACGTGATTCGAGAAGTTCTCA ATAGCTGTGGATACAACATGCAAAAG AGCATGAAGAAGCTTCTTGACTGGTCAGCCGTGAGTTTGGACAAAGAGAAAAAACCTCTTGGAGAGTCCAGTGAAAGG ACTAACAATATACATCTAAGGACCAGTAGACCTCCACAAGAAAA CATGAACATAGTCTTGAATGCAGAGGTAGCAGAAAGACAACAGAAGGACAGAAATGATCTCCAAAAGGAAGTCTTGGCTGCTCTGTTCGATGCTTCTGAGAGATCCGAGGAATTGCCTGAGAGATCCAAGGAATTGCCTAGGAGATCAAAGAGGCCAGCAAGAAGGCCTATTGCATTAGGAGAAATCGTGGAAAGGCCTCTAATTGATGTTACTGCTGAGCCAAAGGTTGATAGAGTTTGCTCACAAAAAGATAAAAAAGACG atgaagatgaagaagatAGTTTCCAGGTTCTTCGAAGAGCCCTGAAGGAATATAGGGGCACAATGAAGGAATACTATAAAGCT GCTGTTGATGCTTTTGCTAAGGGGGATCAAGATGAAGCAAACAAACTTCTCGAACAG GGACAATTTTTTCAAGAAAAGGCTCGCCAAGCCGATGAAGAATCCAATCAAAAGATTTTCGAAACTCG GAACACCGAGACGGACGATGAAATGTTGCTCGAGTTGCACAATCATGGCACAAGGGAGGCAATCCAGCTTTTGAAGTGTCACTTATCTTCACTAGCCGGCATCCCAT CCTTCAAGTACCTAAAGGTCATTATCAATACCGACAAAGAAGACTCCTCAAAAGGCACTTGTAGACGATTG GTGATGAAGCTATTGCAGAAGGAATCAATCAGTTGGAGTGAAGGAGAAACTTCAGGGATAATATTGATTCAATTGGATAATATCAACCCCAAAAGATTGAGTTTTGCTAAAAACTAG
- the LOC108456460 gene encoding heat stress transcription factor B-2a-like — protein MEDPNYQNNKSKSLVTKGTAPFLLKTYALLEEAEEGGGGGEKEYKKIVSWNDEGNGFIVWSPTDFSDLTLPRYFKHNNFSSFIRQLNTYGFKKTSSKRWEFKHEKFKRGYEHMLVEITRKKSEATTAFLKSNCGDEDNMMMKNGNQQTLMEENENLRKEKMELETQIAQFKALEIKLLDCIAQHMGPK, from the exons atggaaGATCCTAATTATCAAAATAACAAGAGCAAGAGTCTTGTTACAAAAGGCACAGCTCCATTTTTGTTGAAAACTTATGCTTTATTAGAAGAAGCTGaagaaggaggaggaggaggagaaaaagaaTACAAGAAAATAGTTTCATGGAATGATGAAGGAAACGGATTCATAGTTTGGTCGCCTACGGATTTCTCGGATTTAACTTTGCCCAGATATTTCAAGCACAACAATTTTTCTAGCTTCATTCGCCAACTTAATACATAT GGTTTTAAGAAAACATCATCAAAAAGATGGGAATTCAAGCATGAGAAATTCAAGAGAGGATATGAGCATATGTTAGTGGAGATAACAAGGAAGAAAAGTGAGGCAACCACTGCATTTTTGAAGTCTAATTGTGGTGATGAAGATAATATGATGATGAAGAATGGGAATCAACAAACATTGATGGAAGAAAACGAGAATTTAAGGAAAGAAAAAATGGAATTGGAGACCCAAATTGCTCAATTCAAAGCCCTAGAAATCAAGTTGTTGGATTGCATTGCTCAACATATGGGACCAAAATGA